A genomic segment from Nitrospira lenta encodes:
- a CDS encoding DEAD/DEAH box helicase, producing the protein MTTDELTQLLVQQPIAVLHKLSRGRVHRHFRAGKRRLIELLLQHSSQNLAGLESDLQALISERDAQPQLAPTPARQTPPRHTAPPPNRRPHRAHEPESTDPGVSLAAWLEGLGVPSPQPFVPDPWQEEALAGLAETDVVVSVPTGSGKTYVAVEAARRAMDENRTIIYTSPLKALSNTKFTEFSKIFGSDRVGILTGDRQDNSQAPILIMTTEILRNLLYDAASGEIDVRLDTLGLVILDESQYLADPERGVVWEETIIFCPSQAKLLLLSASIGNPQDIADWLTSIRPSPCRLVRHSKRTVPLRAGFLHPNGKLTPLFRTAGIPYGHPGQLHPEAKRLFLQYEEDTLPSGRPRR; encoded by the coding sequence ATGACCACTGACGAACTCACACAACTCCTAGTTCAGCAACCGATTGCGGTCCTCCATAAATTATCGCGCGGCCGCGTGCACCGGCACTTTCGGGCAGGCAAGCGCCGCCTGATCGAACTGCTGCTGCAACACTCCTCCCAAAACCTCGCCGGCCTCGAATCCGATTTACAAGCTCTGATTAGTGAACGGGATGCGCAGCCGCAACTCGCACCGACGCCTGCCAGACAGACGCCGCCGCGGCACACCGCTCCTCCTCCAAACAGAAGGCCGCATCGGGCACATGAACCGGAATCCACCGACCCTGGAGTCTCCCTTGCAGCCTGGCTGGAAGGGCTCGGCGTGCCGAGTCCACAGCCCTTTGTTCCGGATCCCTGGCAGGAAGAGGCCTTGGCAGGACTGGCGGAAACAGATGTGGTCGTGAGCGTGCCGACCGGCAGTGGAAAAACCTACGTCGCCGTGGAAGCCGCGCGACGCGCGATGGATGAGAATCGGACGATCATCTACACCTCCCCGCTGAAGGCGCTCTCGAATACCAAGTTCACCGAATTCTCCAAGATCTTCGGGAGCGACCGCGTCGGGATTCTGACGGGAGACCGGCAGGATAACAGTCAGGCGCCTATTCTCATCATGACCACGGAAATTCTCCGCAATCTACTCTACGACGCCGCCAGCGGTGAAATCGATGTGCGCTTGGATACGCTTGGGCTGGTGATTTTAGACGAATCGCAATATCTGGCAGATCCGGAACGGGGCGTCGTGTGGGAAGAAACCATCATTTTCTGTCCCTCACAGGCGAAGCTGCTGTTGCTCTCCGCCTCCATCGGCAATCCCCAAGACATCGCCGACTGGCTCACGTCTATCCGGCCCTCTCCCTGCCGCCTCGTGCGCCACAGCAAGCGCACCGTTCCGCTGCGAGCAGGCTTTCTCCACCCTAACGGCAAGCTCACCCCGCTCTTCCGCACCGCCGGCATTCCCTACGGCCATCCGGGACAGCTCCACCCGGAAGCCAAACGGCTGTTCCTCCAATATGAAGAGGACACGCTGCCGTCCGGACGACCGCGCCGTTGA
- a CDS encoding omptin family outer membrane protease: MSQCTMRKGIIFGILIGVSLLSVPVFASAEEVEQAARQRVELSLRSWMFTNGETKWSHDASGLDSRLGNPTSKLTYKDNNTQIMELGAKINLSRRWFLRGDVGFSVDFDRGKMTDDDYLSTGGQHLYSRTNSDTTGHGTWYLNLDGGQRVAEFSGNRGYLDVFGGFQYWRTKYEARSVRQEVCNPSGAFTCSAAGTVSNLGALAIVNTTHWITPFRAGIQTEYRLTRWFSLEGKLAASPISIVYNEDRHELRADLQRPSFTMWGLGMSANADAGMKFMLARNVALTMGYRVWWNRTFTGTWENHPVGSASESAPLREFQTIRHGATIGLTAAF; encoded by the coding sequence GTGAGTCAATGTACGATGCGCAAGGGCATAATCTTTGGGATTTTGATCGGGGTGAGCCTCCTATCTGTTCCGGTATTCGCTTCGGCTGAAGAGGTGGAGCAGGCCGCTCGGCAGCGCGTCGAACTGTCACTTAGATCCTGGATGTTCACGAACGGCGAAACGAAGTGGAGTCACGATGCCTCTGGGCTGGATTCGCGGCTAGGGAATCCCACCTCAAAGCTAACGTACAAAGATAACAATACGCAGATTATGGAGTTGGGGGCCAAGATCAATTTGTCGCGCCGCTGGTTTCTGCGTGGTGACGTGGGGTTTTCCGTCGATTTTGATCGCGGGAAAATGACCGACGATGACTATCTTTCAACGGGCGGCCAGCATCTCTATTCACGAACCAATAGTGATACGACCGGACATGGCACCTGGTATCTCAACCTTGATGGCGGCCAGCGAGTGGCCGAATTCAGCGGCAATCGTGGCTACCTGGATGTATTCGGAGGGTTTCAGTATTGGAGAACGAAGTATGAGGCGCGCAGTGTTCGCCAAGAAGTCTGTAACCCGTCTGGTGCCTTTACCTGCAGCGCCGCCGGGACCGTGAGCAATCTAGGGGCCTTGGCGATCGTCAACACCACGCATTGGATTACCCCGTTCCGTGCCGGCATTCAGACGGAATATCGACTGACCCGGTGGTTTAGCCTTGAGGGAAAACTCGCGGCGAGTCCGATCAGCATTGTGTATAACGAAGATCGGCATGAATTGCGTGCCGACCTTCAACGCCCTAGTTTTACGATGTGGGGGCTAGGAATGAGCGCGAATGCCGACGCGGGGATGAAATTCATGCTCGCGAGAAATGTCGCGCTGACTATGGGCTATCGCGTCTGGTGGAACCGGACATTCACCGGGACGTGGGAAAATCACCCGGTGGGATCGGCATCAGAATCCGCGCCGCTTCGCGAGTTTCAGACCATTCGCCACGGGGCCACGATCGGGCTTACTGCGGCCTTCTAG
- a CDS encoding LamG-like jellyroll fold domain-containing protein translates to MPGNLFRALCAVLFATCFATTLHAQTGPTSGPLRIHPTNPRYFADATGRPVYLTGSHIWHNLQDGNAAAFNYSAYLDQLQANNHNFIRLWIAESPQADIALMPAPGFTGNTPWYQKATPLPYARTGPGTASDGLPKFNLAQFNQAYFDRLRARVIAARDRGIYVSIMLFNFRDVWNANPATPGRNVWRYHPYNMNNNANGINGDPNGNGNGEETHTLQLAAVTQLQDAYVRKVIDTVNDLNNVIFEISNDDQPGDPAWQAYVAALIRTYEAGKASQHAVGMTGTPGAGNAALLNGPADWVSFAAGSFNNSGDPFISSPPATDGTKVSLLDTDHLGYALFQNNPSATTMWVWKSFLRGHNPILMEDLQGSAGWVAGRSAMGHTRAYAIRMDLSPVAPRSALSTTGFCLASPGREYLAYQPGSGSFSVDLVSGTYTYEWFNPTTGTVAATGTAGASGGPQVFTPPFSGPAVLYLKSNTTLTSTASADATAMGHWPFDEGAGTIAGDKTGNGLHGTLVNSPTWSAGKTAGGLTFDGTNDYLQISNPGSLSPQKLTLSVWAKPSSFANPDWNSTLANVGLHEWTDGYYGLAIDTDGKPLALLNIGGGEQNAYYIEGAAISVGQWHHFALSYDNATLRLYVDGVAAGSLSINRIRTSNAAPLLVARRGDAGYHFKGTLDDIRVFSRAMTVTDIGAIMQGIATTSIPSSSIDTALTTAGTTTTAGSTTSTATASGTAIIGTTTYRASTDFSGVQGQRGWWYLDSTETRLTFNTAANSWQGSESYLQLTANDGHPGATRDAVRRWVAPGAGTAQISGTVRDLNSGGGGGVTVAIRKGTTVLWQQSIANGNTTGVTFNVSTTLAAGDAVDFVINRGADGSNSYDTTAFDPTISFASSTTTTSPTTPPPTGSSAAGTTYRASTDYSAVQGQRNWFYLDSLSNRMTFNTAANVWQGPEPYMVLGSNYGHPGTTLDAVRRWVAPGAGTAQISGTVRDLNSGGGGGVTVAIRKGTTVLWQQSIANGNTTGVTFNVSTTLAAGDAVDFVINRGADGSNSYDTTAFDPTIIFASTTTTSPTTPPPTTGTAAVTLSWNKNTESDLSFYRVYYGTSSRNYSNSMGVGTALSSTISNLTPGTIYYFAVTAVDTSGNESAPSGEVAISR, encoded by the coding sequence ATGCCTGGAAATTTGTTTCGTGCGCTGTGCGCAGTCCTATTCGCAACGTGTTTTGCAACAACGCTGCACGCTCAAACCGGCCCGACCTCCGGTCCTTTGCGCATCCATCCGACCAACCCGCGATACTTCGCCGACGCAACCGGACGTCCCGTCTACTTGACCGGATCGCATATCTGGCACAATCTGCAAGACGGGAATGCAGCGGCTTTCAACTATTCCGCATACCTCGACCAGCTACAGGCCAACAATCATAACTTCATCCGCCTCTGGATCGCCGAATCTCCCCAGGCTGACATCGCCCTCATGCCGGCCCCTGGTTTTACTGGAAACACCCCCTGGTATCAGAAAGCCACCCCTCTACCCTACGCGCGAACAGGGCCGGGCACCGCGTCCGACGGACTCCCAAAATTCAACCTGGCGCAATTCAATCAAGCGTACTTCGATCGATTGCGCGCACGTGTGATAGCAGCCCGCGACCGAGGCATTTACGTCAGTATCATGCTGTTTAATTTCCGGGATGTCTGGAACGCGAATCCGGCCACGCCCGGCCGGAACGTGTGGCGCTACCATCCCTACAATATGAATAACAACGCCAATGGTATCAACGGAGATCCCAACGGCAACGGCAATGGTGAAGAAACGCATACCCTGCAGCTTGCCGCCGTGACACAGCTTCAAGACGCCTACGTCAGAAAGGTCATCGACACGGTCAACGATCTGAACAACGTCATTTTCGAAATCTCCAATGACGATCAACCGGGCGACCCAGCGTGGCAGGCATACGTGGCGGCACTGATCCGAACCTACGAGGCCGGGAAAGCTTCCCAACATGCCGTCGGCATGACCGGAACTCCGGGCGCCGGAAACGCCGCCCTCCTCAACGGTCCGGCGGACTGGGTCTCCTTCGCGGCGGGATCGTTCAACAACTCCGGCGACCCATTCATCAGCAGCCCTCCGGCTACCGACGGAACCAAAGTCAGCCTCCTCGATACAGACCATCTCGGTTACGCGCTCTTTCAAAACAATCCATCGGCGACAACCATGTGGGTATGGAAAAGCTTTCTCCGTGGGCACAACCCGATCCTGATGGAAGACTTACAGGGATCCGCCGGTTGGGTGGCGGGACGCTCCGCCATGGGACATACTCGCGCCTATGCGATCCGGATGGACCTGTCTCCCGTAGCCCCGCGAAGCGCGCTCTCGACCACCGGCTTCTGCCTCGCCAGCCCCGGTCGAGAGTACTTGGCCTACCAACCGGGATCCGGAAGCTTCTCCGTTGACCTCGTGTCAGGCACCTACACCTACGAATGGTTCAACCCGACCACCGGTACAGTCGCCGCCACAGGCACCGCCGGTGCTTCCGGAGGCCCTCAAGTCTTCACTCCGCCATTTAGCGGCCCGGCCGTGCTGTATCTCAAATCAAACACCACCCTCACTTCCACGGCCTCGGCCGATGCCACCGCCATGGGTCATTGGCCATTTGATGAAGGCGCCGGAACAATTGCCGGCGATAAAACCGGGAACGGACTCCATGGCACACTGGTCAACAGCCCTACCTGGAGCGCGGGCAAGACAGCGGGAGGACTCACATTCGACGGCACGAACGACTACCTGCAAATCTCGAATCCCGGCTCGCTCTCGCCGCAAAAACTCACCCTCTCCGTGTGGGCGAAACCATCAAGCTTTGCCAATCCCGATTGGAACTCCACGCTGGCGAACGTAGGCCTCCACGAATGGACGGATGGATATTATGGGTTGGCCATCGATACCGATGGAAAACCCCTTGCCCTCCTGAACATTGGGGGAGGAGAGCAAAACGCCTACTACATCGAAGGGGCTGCAATCAGCGTCGGGCAATGGCACCATTTTGCCCTCTCCTATGACAATGCCACGTTACGGCTGTACGTAGACGGAGTTGCAGCGGGCAGCCTATCAATTAACAGGATCAGGACGAGTAACGCCGCGCCGCTCCTCGTGGCCCGGCGGGGAGATGCCGGCTATCACTTCAAAGGCACGCTCGACGATATCCGCGTTTTCAGTCGTGCAATGACCGTAACGGACATCGGCGCCATCATGCAAGGCATCGCCACGACCTCGATACCATCATCCTCGATAGATACAGCCTTAACAACTGCCGGCACCACCACGACTGCCGGATCAACTACGTCGACCGCCACCGCATCTGGCACCGCGATCATCGGAACCACGACCTACCGGGCTTCGACGGACTTTTCCGGCGTCCAGGGACAACGGGGCTGGTGGTATCTCGATTCCACAGAAACACGCCTCACATTCAACACAGCGGCAAATTCGTGGCAAGGATCGGAGTCCTACCTCCAACTTACCGCCAATGACGGGCATCCGGGCGCCACACGTGACGCAGTCCGCCGCTGGGTCGCCCCCGGCGCCGGGACTGCGCAGATCTCCGGCACCGTCCGAGATCTCAATTCCGGTGGCGGCGGCGGCGTCACCGTCGCCATTCGCAAAGGCACCACCGTCCTCTGGCAACAATCCATCGCCAACGGCAACACCACCGGCGTCACCTTCAATGTCTCCACCACGCTCGCCGCCGGAGACGCCGTGGACTTTGTGATCAACCGCGGCGCCGACGGCTCTAACTCCTATGACACGACGGCCTTCGACCCCACCATTAGCTTCGCCTCCTCCACCACGACAACGTCTCCCACCACCCCACCGCCCACGGGCTCCTCGGCAGCTGGTACAACCTATCGAGCCTCAACGGATTATTCCGCCGTCCAGGGCCAACGCAACTGGTTCTATCTCGACTCTCTCAGCAACCGCATGACCTTTAATACCGCCGCCAATGTCTGGCAAGGCCCGGAACCGTACATGGTTCTGGGGAGCAACTACGGCCATCCAGGCACAACTCTCGACGCGGTCCGCCGCTGGGTCGCCCCCGGCGCCGGGACTGCGCAGATCTCCGGCACCGTCCGAGATCTCAATTCCGGTGGCGGCGGCGGCGTCACCGTCGCCATTCGCAAAGGCACCACCGTCCTCTGGCAACAATCCATCGCCAACGGCAACACCACCGGCGTCACCTTCAATGTCTCCACCACGCTCGCCGCCGGAGACGCCGTGGACTTTGTGATCAACCGCGGCGCCGACGGCTCTAACTCCTATGACACGACGGCCTTCGACCCCACCATTATCTTCGCCTCCACCACGACAACGTCTCCCACCACTCCGCCGCCCACGACCGGAACCGCAGCGGTCACACTCTCATGGAACAAAAATACCGAATCGGACTTGTCGTTTTATCGCGTGTACTATGGCACCAGTTCGAGAAATTATTCGAATTCGATGGGGGTAGGCACGGCGCTCTCTTCGACAATCAGCAATCTCACACCTGGCACGATCTACTACTTCGCTGTCACGGCCGTCGACACCAGTGGTAACGAAAGTGCTCCTTCGGGAGAGGTCGCGATCAGCCGATAG